In a single window of the Verrucomicrobiota bacterium genome:
- a CDS encoding prepilin-type N-terminal cleavage/methylation domain-containing protein produces the protein MRTARQLIQPHARPGAAFTLMELLLAVAVFSIVLASIGTVFFSAVRLRNKTTAAIEQAVPVHQAVAIIKRDLEGIVVPGTNQLLGPLATPGTTGASTNVLLIAGVASVTFTTTTGMVDNNSPWSEIQRVSYVLVLPTNNAAGKDLVRVLTRNLLPINVAEEEPQFLMAGIENFHFEFFDGTAWTDVWDSTVASPPLPAGVKMILERVRESADSPARAPIEIVVPILVQGTTNATASAEAGQ, from the coding sequence ATGAGGACGGCGCGCCAACTCATCCAGCCACACGCGCGCCCCGGCGCCGCGTTCACGCTCATGGAACTGCTGCTCGCCGTGGCGGTGTTCTCCATCGTGCTTGCGTCCATCGGCACGGTGTTCTTCAGCGCAGTGCGCCTGCGCAACAAGACCACCGCGGCCATCGAGCAGGCCGTGCCCGTGCACCAGGCCGTCGCGATCATCAAGCGCGACCTCGAGGGCATCGTGGTGCCCGGCACCAATCAACTCCTCGGACCGCTCGCGACGCCCGGCACCACCGGCGCCTCGACCAACGTCCTTTTGATCGCCGGCGTGGCGTCCGTCACCTTCACCACGACCACCGGCATGGTGGACAACAACTCCCCGTGGTCCGAAATCCAGCGCGTTTCCTACGTGCTCGTGCTCCCGACGAACAACGCCGCCGGCAAGGACCTCGTGCGCGTGCTCACGCGGAATCTGCTGCCGATCAACGTCGCCGAGGAAGAGCCGCAATTCCTCATGGCCGGCATCGAGAACTTCCACTTCGAGTTCTTCGACGGCACGGCGTGGACCGACGTGTGGGACTCGACCGTCGCCAGCCCGCCGCTGCCCGCGGGCGTCAAGATGATCCTTGAACGCGTCCGCGAGTCCGCCGATTCCCCGGCGCGCGCGCCGATTGAAATCGTGGTGCCGATCCTCGTGCAGGGAACGACCAATGCCACCGCGTCCGCGGAGGCCGGCCAATGA
- the gspH gene encoding type II secretion system protein GspH, which translates to MSPSPTTSRLESRPQREALRAFTMIELILVMALLSIVAALASPSLSNFFKGRALDSEARRFLTLTRYAQSRAVTEGVPMLLWVDAQEGKYGLEMEPGYDERADEKAVEYALAKTLSIQVPEGANQGVGMAQRAKLGSYQNLPIIRFQTDGFITPSSPDWVVLKEGDAESNPANEGSKVAIVQSRTKLQYEISTNGLPQGAR; encoded by the coding sequence ATGAGCCCGAGCCCGACAACGTCCCGGCTGGAGTCCCGCCCGCAACGCGAGGCGCTCCGCGCGTTCACGATGATCGAGTTGATCCTCGTGATGGCCCTGCTGTCCATCGTCGCGGCGCTCGCGTCGCCGTCGCTCTCGAATTTCTTCAAGGGCCGCGCGCTGGATTCGGAGGCGCGGCGGTTCCTCACGCTCACGCGTTACGCGCAAAGCCGCGCAGTGACCGAGGGCGTGCCGATGCTGTTGTGGGTGGACGCGCAGGAGGGCAAATACGGCCTTGAAATGGAGCCCGGCTACGACGAGCGCGCGGACGAGAAGGCCGTGGAATACGCGCTGGCAAAGACGCTCTCCATCCAGGTGCCCGAGGGCGCGAACCAGGGTGTGGGCATGGCCCAGCGCGCCAAGCTCGGCAGCTACCAAAACCTCCCGATCATCCGGTTCCAGACCGACGGCTTCATCACGCCGAGCAGCCCCGACTGGGTCGTCCTCAAGGAAGGCGATGCGGAGAGCAACCCGGCCAACGAGGGCAGCAAAGTCGCCATCGTGCAGAGCCGCACGAAACTGCAATACGAAATCTCCACCAACGGCCTGCCGCAGGGCGCGAGATGA
- the gspG gene encoding type II secretion system protein GspG — translation MKTRIARPARNPNLETRRRASRGFTLIELLLVLVILGVLAAIVVPKFSGRTEQARITAAQTQIATFGTALDAFEVDNGYYPKGKDGLQDLVSAPRDATSWKGPYLKGEIPIDPWGNPYIYECPGRYNQTSYDIMSTGPDGRDGGDDDITNWSTGNARRP, via the coding sequence ATGAAAACCCGCATCGCACGCCCGGCTCGAAACCCGAACCTCGAAACCCGCCGCCGCGCCTCGCGCGGCTTCACGCTCATCGAACTGCTGCTTGTGCTCGTCATCCTCGGCGTGCTCGCGGCGATCGTCGTGCCGAAGTTCTCCGGCCGCACCGAGCAGGCGCGCATCACCGCCGCGCAGACGCAGATCGCCACGTTCGGCACCGCGCTCGACGCCTTCGAGGTGGACAACGGCTACTACCCGAAGGGCAAGGACGGCCTGCAGGACCTCGTGTCCGCGCCGCGCGATGCGACGAGCTGGAAGGGCCCGTATCTCAAGGGCGAAATCCCGATCGACCCGTGGGGCAACCCCTACATCTACGAGTGCCCGGGCCGCTACAACCAGACCTCCTACGACATCATGTCCACCGGCCCCGACGGACGCGACGGCGGCGATGACGACATCACCAACTGGAGCACGGGCAACGCGCGGCGGCCGTAG